One Nitrospira sp. DNA segment encodes these proteins:
- a CDS encoding DUF72 domain-containing protein — protein sequence MSYAGPWSTGISNDPTNQPDRREISSEEFCSRLDSFFSQLPTDYRYAVEIRNAGLLGPDYRKVLEHHGVAHVYNHWSYMPSLREQHERMEEHFTAPFTVLRLLAPLKMSYESAKKRAEPYTKIVEELPEMRRDTVDLVKKAVGELRKAYILVNNRSEGNAPLTIQALRNALQAAET from the coding sequence ATGTCTTACGCGGGACCGTGGAGCACTGGCATCTCCAATGACCCCACCAACCAGCCAGATCGACGAGAAATATCGAGCGAGGAGTTCTGCTCACGACTGGATTCCTTCTTTAGCCAACTGCCAACGGACTATCGCTACGCGGTTGAAATCCGGAATGCAGGTTTGCTGGGTCCGGACTATCGGAAAGTCCTGGAGCATCATGGTGTCGCCCATGTATACAACCACTGGTCCTACATGCCGTCGTTACGTGAGCAGCATGAACGGATGGAGGAGCATTTCACGGCGCCGTTTACAGTCCTGCGCCTCCTGGCGCCGCTCAAGATGTCCTATGAATCGGCGAAGAAACGAGCGGAGCCGTACACAAAGATAGTGGAAGAACTTCCAGAGATGCGGCGAGACACCGTGGACCTGGTGAAGAAGGCGGTGGGAGAGCTACGAAAGGCGTATATTTTGGTGAATAACCGCAGCGAAGGGAATGCACCTTTGACGATTCAAGCTCTACGGAATGCGTTGCAGGCCGCGGAGACGTGA
- a CDS encoding DUF2281 domain-containing protein — protein MTTAYEQTILQKLRHLPPERVAEVEDFVDFLAHRQAETRSLTQAAGDLATAAFARVWDNPADADYDRF, from the coding sequence ATGACAACGGCGTATGAACAGACGATTCTTCAGAAACTTCGGCATCTTCCTCCAGAACGTGTAGCCGAGGTGGAAGACTTCGTGGATTTTCTTGCCCACCGTCAGGCCGAAACGCGGAGTCTGACGCAGGCCGCCGGCGACCTCGCCACCGCCGCCTTCGCACGGGTTTGGGACAACCCCGCTGACGCCGACTATGACCGGTTCTGA
- a CDS encoding ATP-binding protein — MDPIKNPFSPGAGSPPPELVGRDPILEQARILLGRIKAKRPEKSMLLTGLRGVGKTVLLNEIERLAKADGYRTLSIEAHEDKPLGPLIAPHLRTLLYDLNRVTGAGNKVKRGLAVLRSFVSALKVTVGDVSVGLDIEPEKGTADSGDLEIDLPNLFVAVAEAAEERASAVAVLIDELQYFNPTELAAVIMAMHKVQQRQLPLVLLGAGLSILPGLAGESKSYAERLFSFPDIGALSEDDTAKALQEPARAAGVSFEPKALKEVFRLTKGYPYFLQEWGYQAWNLATSSPISLEVVKNATTTVMPRLDKNFFRVRFDRLTPSEKNFLRAMAELGPGAHRTGDIADILKVKVTSLGPVRAKLIRKGMVFSPAHGDMAFTVPLFDEFMMRAMPAFRP, encoded by the coding sequence ATGGACCCCATCAAAAATCCCTTTTCACCCGGGGCTGGATCGCCTCCCCCTGAACTGGTAGGGCGTGACCCAATCCTCGAACAAGCACGCATTCTCCTGGGTCGCATCAAGGCGAAGCGGCCTGAAAAAAGTATGCTGCTCACCGGGTTGCGGGGAGTCGGCAAGACGGTGTTGCTGAACGAAATCGAGCGACTAGCCAAAGCAGACGGATATCGGACACTTTCCATTGAGGCACACGAGGACAAGCCACTTGGGCCACTGATTGCGCCACATCTGCGAACCCTGCTGTACGATCTGAATCGAGTGACTGGAGCAGGGAATAAGGTCAAACGAGGGTTAGCCGTGCTCCGGAGTTTTGTGAGCGCACTGAAGGTCACGGTCGGGGATGTGAGTGTCGGCCTGGATATTGAGCCCGAGAAAGGCACGGCTGATAGCGGTGACCTGGAGATTGATCTTCCGAACCTCTTTGTCGCCGTCGCCGAAGCGGCCGAGGAACGGGCGAGCGCCGTCGCGGTTCTCATCGATGAACTGCAGTACTTCAACCCAACGGAACTGGCTGCAGTCATCATGGCGATGCACAAGGTACAGCAACGGCAACTCCCGCTAGTGTTGCTGGGAGCCGGTCTCTCCATCCTCCCGGGCCTGGCCGGGGAGTCGAAATCCTATGCCGAGCGGCTCTTCAGCTTCCCGGATATTGGCGCCCTGTCAGAGGATGACACGGCAAAGGCACTCCAAGAGCCAGCTCGCGCCGCAGGGGTCTCATTCGAGCCGAAAGCCCTGAAGGAAGTGTTTCGACTCACGAAGGGGTACCCGTACTTTCTTCAGGAGTGGGGCTACCAGGCGTGGAATCTCGCGACGTCGAGTCCAATCAGTCTGGAGGTCGTCAAGAACGCGACGACGACGGTCATGCCGCGACTGGACAAAAACTTTTTCCGCGTGCGCTTTGACCGGCTCACGCCGAGTGAAAAGAATTTCTTACGAGCCATGGCCGAACTCGGGCCTGGGGCTCATCGCACGGGCGACATCGCCGATATCTTGAAAGTGAAGGTCACGAGTCTCGGGCCGGTCCGCGCGAAATTGATCAGGAAAGGGATGGTCTTCAGTCCGGCACATGGCGACATGGCCTTCACGGTGCCCTTGTTCGATGAGTTTATGATGCGAGCGATGCCCGCCTTCAGACCGTGA